The Culex quinquefasciatus strain JHB chromosome 2, VPISU_Cqui_1.0_pri_paternal, whole genome shotgun sequence genome contains the following window.
TGAACGAGCCGTCAGGAAGCAAGAGGCAAAAGGGCAAGCCTTTAACGTTTAAAGGCGAAGTgataattaaaaactttaagaaCCAAAAGGCGCAGATCCATGTGGTGTCTTGGATGTTCAAGCAGATGATTCAGATGGCGTGTTGCGTAAAATCTGGGATTATTGCGCTCCATTTGTACACCGTGGAGTTGTGTTCAATGACACCATTCATGACACAATAGCAGCAGAGAGCGATTCTTCGATTGCATTGGTTGCGTGGGAGGAAGACATGCCGTCTTACGAATCGTGCTGGAACTTCATGCAGGTCCACGATAAAATGAGCAAGCGGTACTTTTGTCCCTCGAAGATTGAGGCGAAGTCACTGCTAAGCTGGGAGGATAAAGATGTGTGTGTTATCCTTTTTAAGTACAGTGCTTCGGTTACTAGTAAGAAACGATGGACTCTGCTGAAAGAAAAGCTGTTGAGCCCAATTCTAAAGGATCGTGCGGGTGCTGAAGCGATTTCATCGGTCAACGCTGTGAAATCTGAGCTGAAGGAACGGCATGGCAGGTACCTCTGTGCCGATGATATCGTCTGGTTGTGCTGGGCCAACTACATCTGTACCATGCCTTCAGAAAATCGAGCAGCTTTGATCGACAACTCCCCACCAACACACATGGTGGAACTATTTTCTACGGTGCCAGTTCACAGCGAAACTCTGCTAGAGAAAGGTCGGCTCGATCTTCAGGTGGCCTCAACTGTAATTGCTTCTTACAGAACCAACATCGAACAGATGGAATCCGATCATCAGCAGCTGCTGAACCTTGCCAGCCTGCAGGGTCAAAGATTAGCCCACATGCGGGAGAAGCTGACTGAACACGAAGCGATGATCAACGCGATGAAAAGGACCGTGTCTGCGCGGGAAACCAGTTTTTCTGAAGAGCTAGCTCGTGGCGTAACCGACAGCAATGATGATCAACATGCATAAACTTGTTTCTACATTATATCCGAGTATTAAACTTCATTTCAACATTTACTTCATGAATCAGTACAATAAAAACTAATGCTAAACCTTACATGCTTTATTAAAACCCACACTTGGATCAAAGAGACCCCCCGAAAAATATCCACATTTCCTGAAGATCTTGGAGCAATCTCTATTTTTCCACTGTTTCAACGCCTTTGCAATCACCACTAGGAGATCTTCAGAGCTATTTTCAACGTAGGTACGTTTAAGGTACCGCTTCAGATACCCGAACACTAGCTTGATCGGGTTGTAGAATGGTGCGTAGGCTGGCAAGAAAATCGCGATTACTCCAATTGATCGCAGGTACTCGATGATCGCATGGTGACAATGGATCCTCGCACCGTCGAGGATCCAGATCGAGTAGACTCCTGGATGTTGCATCACGCGGCCCGATGTAGCAAACGCTCTCACACACTCGAAAAACTTTACCCTAGTGAAGGTATCTTCCACGGAAAACGACTCAAGCAATCCGTTAACGCCCAGAAAACTCAGCATTGAAACTCTTGGGCGGCGAGTAAACTCGCCTCGGAACACGATCCGCTCACCAATAGGAGCGTACCCCTTGGTCCTCAATATTCCTCGGTTGTCAACAGCAAACTCGTCAAGAAACACCAAATTATAAATGTCCCACATTAGAACAGATAGTTCAGCTTGATACCGGCATACATCTTGAGTCCGCAACTGCACCGCTCGACGCTCCAGAACTTTCCAGCTGTACCCTTCGGCATGCAATATGCGATTGATGGTTGTAATGCTTATTTGCTTGCCGAACTTGAGCTGGAACCGTTGTTTCGCCTCGTCCAGAAGAAGAACAGGACAAGACTTGTAAAGGTCGATCAAATATGACCTTTCGGACGGTGAAAATTTTATGTACACCTGCTCCCTCTCCTTCCTTGAGCAAAGCTCGTTTTCGTCGTACTTTTCAATCCAGTTTGAAATCGTAGATGGGTGCTTGCAATAAATTTTGGCCAGTTGAGTTTTACTTAGTTTTAAGTAGTAAAAGCCGTAAATGCAATGGAGAATCGTGTTGGGGGAAGCGTGCTTGTGAAGCACTTCCTGCCGAGCATGCGCCATGTCTAAAAAGACAATTGATTTGTGCTCAAATttactttttaatatttaaataaaaaattatcacCTTGTGAGGTTTAGAATCGCTATTTTTCTCAGAATGACAGTTGCTGATGacaattaaatttgaatgatgAAGATTATCAATGCTTGCTGTAccgtttcagtttcagttcagttagtTTAGctgtcatgcggctgtcatgcgatcATTTTTATGCGGTCATACCAACGCCAACAAATtctaattattaacgcccgcagtaatatgaaaaaatctaataattgtGTCATCTTGATGAAacgattaaataattaaaatgtgtaTCCTATTTACTGATAggagtttagaattttagaatttaagaattttagaatttttgaatttttgaatttttgaatcctcgggactggcaacaccagccagcaacagtcaactgttcggagctcctcaaacttttcgattttttcgccgtaattaacagtgtttacccgcgagtttgctgctccagcatgccaagggccggccgtggccgtggcatttcgagtgcggcctcgaaaaacccgcgaagttcatctaccggcagagtgcagaaaggtaaacataccaacgccgcatcgaccgccatcgcgcacgggagcgtgcccggtgacgtcaccgatccttcttttttacacgtgtcataccgtccacgtgagtccccagtacggacgagacaatcgacccgggcatccggaagtacttccgaccagcagcagcagcagcagtccaccagcactacgacaacaaccacttccaacgttcccaccagcaacgaatttgagatgctgagtggagaagaaaacaacaccgccagtgacagcagcagtgctggcgacgacgatgacgatgatgaacttgcgcgcaagcaagaaagcagaaaaagtgtaactctccgaaggaacgacgaccacctccaatttttgttttggatacgttggcggacgatgttgacgagttgcttgagggactcc
Protein-coding sequences here:
- the LOC119767766 gene encoding uncharacterized protein LOC119767766, yielding MAHARQEVLHKHASPNTILHCIYGFYYLKLSKTQLAKIYCKHPSTISNWIEKYDENELCSRKEREQVYIKFSPSERSYLIDLYKSCPVLLLDEAKQRFQLKFGKQISITTINRILHAEGYSWKVLERRAVQLRTQDVCRYQAELSVLMWDIYNLVFLDEFAVDNRGILRTKGYAPIGERIVFRGEFTRRPRVSMLSFLGVNGLLESFSVEDTFTRVKFFECVRAFATSGRVMQHPGVYSIWILDGARIHCHHAIIEYLRSIGVIAIFLPAYAPFYNPIKLVFGYLKRYLKRTYVENSSEDLLVVIAKALKQWKNRDCSKIFRKCGYFSGGLFDPSVGFNKACKV